The following proteins come from a genomic window of Sorghum bicolor cultivar BTx623 chromosome 3, Sorghum_bicolor_NCBIv3, whole genome shotgun sequence:
- the LOC8082472 gene encoding regulator of telomere elongation helicase 1, with amino-acid sequence MPVYRIRGVDVDFPFDAYDCQITYMDRVIESLQQGKNALLESPTGTGKTLCLLCASLAWRRTFGEFLRVGRGGGGGGTQQLPYGSQPSVSQQSEDSTSQQQQSRYPVIIYASRTHSQLRQVIKELKATSYRPKMAVLGSREQMCIHNEVSKLRGRAQNNACHFLCKKRRCPHNNHVSEFMKNKPELGNEPFDIEDLINIGRRKGPCPYYISRELSKSVDILFAPYNYLIDPGNRRSLNGIPWDNAVLIFDEAHNLESICADAASFDLFPNNLTACIAEAHECIKLCAAKRSIEKSADKQFDPENYAILKALLMALEKKIGELLIASKELGYTKAGSYIYDFLSELNITSDTSKKLIETIDGASLLLEEGNSAETGRGVQAKATVSRLESIRDMLDIIFRGGGQNHAKYYRFHVNESQQTSGDALKVLGKSSRTLSWWCFNPGLAMEEFLKLGVRSIILTSGTLSPLDSLAMELNLEFPVRLENPHVISSDQIWVGVVPVGPSGHALNSSYRMRNTIQYKQELGTAIVNFARIVPDGLLVFFPSYSMMDMCVEFWKNRNHSNSASENTIWQRICKHKQPVIEPRQSSNFQSAIEDYRAKLHDSSSGAIFFAVCRGKVSEGLDFADRAGRAVIVTGMPFATPTDAKVRLKREYLDKQGTPSNKNTKTLTGEEWYVQQAARAVNQAVGRVIRHRHDYGAILYCDERFAWPNYQSQMSYWLRPHIKCYSKYGEVVQGLTRFFRDKASSDPLSLEPTDCNNCTAPVASKHIPEDKLSDLAASAQDECPQITSSGNSTMRRSNFMKLAQITPANRSTLTTKHNFTSTSTKHNFSEDQLSQDNKVADMTDDLAIQGHLKEHTFKSLGLKKAKTTDRSKDVGSDDVSSKLPQNVGSRALSRYQCEGSTPEPKKSTTATACGKNEATCEKSEGQESNSGLAFLKLAHEKLSTAEYKEFVEYMKALKSKTMDTKVSLEAITKLFSSPGKFPLLEGFRVFVPKNYLPLYEQLVRR; translated from the exons ATGCCGGTCTACCGCATCCGCGGCGTCGACGTCGACTTCCCCTTCGACGCCTACGACTGCCAGATCACCTACATGGACCGCGTCATCGAGTCCCTGCAACAG GGAAAGAACGCGCTGCTAGAGAGTCCTACGGGGACGGGGAAGACACTGTGCCTGCTGTGTGCGTCGCTCGCGTGGCGCCGCACCTTCGGCGAGTTCCTGCGGGTCGGGcgcgggggcggcggcggcgggactcAGCAGTTGCCCTACGGGAGCCAGCCGTCCGTTAGCCAGCAGTCAGAGGATTCCACGTCTCAGCAGCAGCAGTCGCGGTACCCAGTCATCATCTACGCCTCACGGACCCACAGCCAGCTTCGGCAGGTTATCAAGGAGCTCAAGGCCACCAGCTACAG GCCGAAGATGGCTGTGCTGGGTTCCCGTGAACAGATGTGCATCCACAACGAAGTGAGCAAACTCCGCGGAAGAGCACAGAACAATGCCTGCCACTTCCTCTGCAAGAAACGACGGTGCCCTCATAATAACCATGTTTCTG AGTTCATGAAAAACAAACCTGAGCTTGGGAATGAGCCTTTTGACATAGAAGATTTGATTAATATTGGGCGGCGTAAGGGCCC GTGCCCATATTACATCTCCCGGGAACTTTCAAAGTCggttgatatcttgtttgctccttACAACTATCTTATTGACCCGGGAAACCGTCGTTCCTTGAATGGCATACCATGGGACAATGCAGTTCTTATATTTGACGAAGCACACAACTTG GAGAGTATATGTGCAGATGCAGCCTCTTTTGATTTATTTCCGAATAACCTCACAGCTTGTATAGCGGAAGCTCATGAATGCATCAAACTGTGTGCAGCAAAGAGGTCCATCGAAAAATCTGCTGATAAACAATTTGATCCTGAAAATTATGCAATACTCAAAG CTCTCTTAATGGCACTTGAGAAAAAAATTGGTGAGCTGTTAATTGCATCCAAGGAGTTGGGCTACACAAAAGCTGGGAGTTACATATATGATTTTCTTTCTGAACTGAACATTACATCAGACACATCCAAAAAACTGATTGAGACAATTGATGGTGCTTCTCTGCTACTAGAGGAAG GAAATTCTGCTGAAACTGGGCGAGGGGTCCAGGCAAAGGCCACAGTGTCTAGATTGGAGTCAATTAGGGACATGTTAGACATAATTTTTAGGGGTGGTGGTCAAAACCATGCAAAATATTATCGA TTTCATGTGAACGAATCTCAACAAACATCTGGAGATGCATTGAAAGTTCTGG GTAAGTCTTCAAGGACCCTTAGTTGGTGGTGTTTCAACCCGGGGCTGGCAATGGAAGAATTTCTCAAGTTGGGTGTGCGCTCCATTATATTAACCTCAGGCACCTTGTCTCCCTTGGATTCACTAGCCATGGAACTAAACCT TGAATTCCCAGTTAGACTAGAAAATCCGCATGTCATTTCCTCAGACCAAATCTGGGTTGGAGTTGTGCCTGTCGGCCCTTCTGGACAtgctcttaattcttcttatcgCATGCGTAATACTATACAGTATAAACAAGAGTTGGGCACTGCAATAG TAAACTTCGCACGCATTGTGCCAGATGGACTCCTTGTTTTCTTTCCTTCATATTCTATGATGGATATGTGTGTTGAATTCTGGAAAAATAGG AACCATTCAAATTCAGCGTCTGAGAACACAATTTGGCAGCGGATCTGTAAGCACAAGCAGCCAGTTATAGAGCCTAGGCAGTCATCAAACTTTCAAAGTGCAATTGAG GATTATAGAGCCAAATTACATGATTCTTCTTCTGGGGCAATATTTTTTGCAGTGTGTCGTGGCAAA GTTAGTGAGGGTCTTGATTTTGCTGATCGTGCTGGGAGGGCAGTGATAGTTACGGGAATGCCCTTTGCTACTCCAACTGATGCCAAG GTTCGGCTCAAGCGTGAGTATTTGGATAAGCAGGGGACACCATCTAATAAAAACACAAAG ACATTGACAGGAGAAGAATGGTATGTGCAACAAGCAGCAAGAGCTGTCAATCAGGCTGTTGGACGTGTTATCAGACATCGCCATGACTATGGAGCTATTCTTTATTGTGATGAAAG GTTTGCGTGGCCAAATTATCAATCTCAGATGTCATATTGGCTTCGACCTCATATAaag TGCTACTCAAAGTATGGGGAAGTAGTCCAAGGATTGACCCGTTTTTTTCGAGATAAAGCTTCTTCAGATCCTTTGTCGCTAGAGCCAACAGATTGTAATA ATTGTACAGCACCAGTAGCAAGCAAACACATCCCTGAAGACAAGCTATCAGATTTG GCTGCCAGTGCACAAGATGAATGCCCGCAAATCACATCATCAGGAAATTCAACCATGAGAAGAAGTAACTTCATGAAGTTGGCTCAGATCACTCCTGCTAATCGTTCAACCCTTACTACAAAGCACAACTTTACATCTACATCTACGAAGCACAACTTCTCAGAAGACCAACTGTCACAGGATAACAAGGTTGCTGATATGACTGATGACTTGGCAATACAAGGGCATCTGAAGGAACATACCTTCAAGTCTTTAGGGCTTAAGAAAGCTAAAACAACAGACAGATCCAAAGATGTTGGCTCGGATGACGTCTCTTCAAAATTGCCTCAAAATGTAGGGTCAAGAGCTTTGTCCAGATACCAATGTGAAGGATCTACACCTGAACCAAAGAAAAGCACTACAGCAACAGCATGCGGAAAGAATGAGGCAACCTGTGAAAAATCTGAAGGCCAGGAATCTAACTCAGGGCTAGCGTTCCTGAAGCTG GCTCATGAAAAGCTTAGTACCGCAGAGTACAAAGAGTTTGTTGAATATATGAAGGCCCTAAAATCGAAAACTATGGATACCAAGGTCTCACTTGAAGCAATAACAAAGCTTTTTTCGTCCCCAGGAAAATTTCCACTTCTTGAAGG GTTCAGGGTTTTTGTTCCAAAGAACTATCTTCCATTATATGAGCAGCTTGTTCGAAGATAG